A section of the Clostridium felsineum DSM 794 genome encodes:
- a CDS encoding HNH endonuclease, with translation MIRIDRTIEAPKVLEEEKNKLNGSYNKKEVLDALKIVFNNKCYICENKNITSYNIEHLRPHKNVNKDLKFDWQNLFLACAHCNNIKSDNYENILDCTKVEVDELIAFRKIGNFSWEERIEVTALKHTTEIDETVELLRNVYNGTTEMKKLECFAIKKELRDEIGRFIDAINNYKESDGEDKKDAKELIKKYLKSNSPFSAFKRWIVRDNRDNLSEFLQEDSIKLSLL, from the coding sequence ATGATCAGAATAGATAGGACAATAGAAGCACCCAAAGTCTTAGAAGAAGAAAAAAACAAACTAAATGGAAGCTATAATAAAAAGGAAGTTTTAGATGCTTTAAAAATAGTATTTAATAACAAATGTTATATATGCGAGAATAAAAATATTACTTCATATAATATAGAGCATCTAAGACCTCACAAAAATGTAAATAAAGATTTGAAGTTTGATTGGCAAAACCTATTTTTAGCATGTGCACATTGTAACAATATTAAATCAGATAATTATGAAAATATATTAGATTGTACAAAAGTTGAGGTAGATGAATTAATTGCTTTTAGGAAAATCGGTAATTTTTCTTGGGAAGAAAGAATAGAAGTAACCGCTTTAAAACATACCACTGAAATAGATGAAACCGTGGAATTATTGAGAAATGTTTATAATGGGACAACCGAAATGAAAAAATTAGAATGTTTCGCAATAAAAAAAGAATTGAGAGATGAAATAGGACGATTTATTGATGCTATAAATAACTATAAAGAATCAGATGGTGAAGATAAGAAGGATGCCAAAGAATTAATAAAAAAATATTTAAAATCGAACTCACCTTTTTCAGCATTTAAAAGATGGATAGTAAGAGACAATAGGGATAATTTAAGCGAATTTTTACAAGAAGACAGTATTAAATTAAGTTTATTATAA
- a CDS encoding HAD family hydrolase, protein MIFFDIDGTLLDHKQAELLGVKEFYEIYKENFKIGREEFYKIWCEISDEYFNIYLKGKITFKEQRINRIKGIFSYSNIKLTDEEAEEKFKIYLSNYENNWRPFDDVIPCLKELSRSYKLGIISNGDFNQQLLKLERMKIKKYFSNIITSGELGISKPDIKIFISACEKVNEKPQQCYYIGDNFNTDIISCENAGFKGIWLNRTQEVLVENKVKVINKLEDLVINL, encoded by the coding sequence ATGATATTTTTCGATATAGATGGAACACTATTAGATCATAAGCAGGCTGAATTATTAGGTGTTAAAGAATTCTATGAGATTTATAAAGAAAATTTTAAAATTGGAAGAGAAGAATTCTATAAAATTTGGTGCGAAATATCAGATGAATACTTCAATATTTATTTAAAAGGTAAAATTACATTTAAGGAGCAGCGTATTAACAGAATAAAAGGTATATTTTCCTATTCAAACATAAAGCTTACAGATGAAGAAGCAGAAGAAAAGTTTAAAATTTATTTGAGTAATTATGAAAATAATTGGAGACCATTTGATGATGTAATACCATGTTTAAAAGAGTTATCAAGAAGTTATAAACTCGGCATTATAAGTAATGGTGATTTTAATCAACAATTATTAAAGTTAGAAAGAATGAAAATTAAAAAGTATTTTTCAAATATTATTACATCAGGAGAACTGGGAATTTCAAAGCCTGATATAAAAATATTTATTAGTGCTTGTGAAAAAGTTAATGAAAAACCACAACAATGTTATTATATAGGTGATAATTTTAATACGGATATAATATCTTGTGAAAATGCAGGATTCAAGGGTATTTGGTTAAATAGAACACAAGAAGTATTAGTGGAAAATAAGGTGAAAGTGATTAATAAATTAGAGGATTTAGTAATAAATTTATAA
- a CDS encoding methyl-accepting chemotaxis protein, with protein MKWFKNLKMAPKLMSTYFVMIIFILVVGGIGIKNANQMYKNGLQMHDYSFAAIKKLDDIKQNVADIRYDILKITYDNNSSDETNNLEREISEKSTKIDADMNYYNQNLLSNDEKQIFNAVNEDLLEYRNTYSRVLDYMNLSSTDEAKNEFGQLSQLRDKLSNDINKNISVKTNQTDKANNQNKSTYYSSFYIFIGIIVLDAVVAIAMGSMLAIFISKRLKRISKFVESFGNGDLTKTFKVDSKDEIGMLGESLNKAVEAMQELVKVIYKNADEMGVSSEELSATTQEISSKIQAMNDEVESIVNEIQSNSMTSEEISSSVQAVDMSVSKLSSKAGDGNSNSTEAKKRAERAQDQSDISIKRIQDVYEKKEKKILESIEKGKVVENIRVMADTIGNISEQTNLLALNAAIESARAGEMGKGFSVVADEIRKLSEESSKAVEEIYNTISKVQEAFKSMQIDSKEILQFIDKDIREELTSFKDMGKDYYSDSQFVSSMSEQVALMSENLRVTINQVNGAVKGMSETSKKSSEKSQFIRESINETSKAIEQVAITSQTQAELALKLNNVVQRFKVNP; from the coding sequence TTGAAGTGGTTTAAAAATCTCAAAATGGCACCTAAGTTAATGTCTACATATTTTGTTATGATAATATTTATACTTGTGGTTGGAGGTATAGGTATAAAAAATGCAAATCAGATGTACAAAAATGGTCTGCAAATGCATGATTATAGTTTTGCAGCTATAAAGAAATTAGATGATATAAAGCAAAATGTTGCTGATATTAGATATGACATATTAAAGATTACATATGATAATAATTCCAGTGATGAAACTAATAATTTAGAAAGAGAAATTTCAGAAAAGTCTACAAAAATTGATGCGGATATGAATTATTATAATCAAAATTTATTATCAAACGATGAAAAACAAATATTTAATGCTGTAAATGAGGACTTGCTAGAGTACAGAAATACATATTCAAGAGTGTTAGATTACATGAATTTAAGTAGTACGGATGAAGCTAAAAATGAATTTGGTCAGTTATCACAACTCAGGGATAAGCTAAGTAATGATATCAATAAAAATATATCAGTAAAAACAAATCAAACAGATAAAGCTAATAATCAGAATAAGTCAACATATTACAGCTCATTTTATATTTTTATAGGGATAATAGTTTTAGATGCTGTTGTAGCAATAGCCATGGGATCCATGCTTGCAATATTTATTTCTAAAAGACTTAAAAGAATTAGTAAATTTGTAGAAAGTTTTGGTAATGGAGATCTTACCAAAACTTTTAAAGTAGATAGCAAGGATGAAATAGGAATGTTAGGTGAATCTTTAAATAAAGCGGTAGAAGCCATGCAGGAACTAGTAAAGGTAATATATAAGAATGCAGATGAAATGGGAGTTTCAAGTGAAGAACTATCCGCTACAACCCAGGAAATATCCTCAAAAATTCAAGCGATGAATGATGAAGTTGAGAGTATTGTAAATGAAATACAAAGCAATAGTATGACGTCAGAAGAAATAAGTTCATCTGTACAAGCAGTAGATATGAGTGTAAGTAAATTATCAAGTAAAGCTGGAGACGGAAATTCTAATTCAACAGAAGCTAAAAAAAGAGCTGAGAGGGCTCAAGATCAAAGTGACATATCAATAAAAAGAATACAAGATGTATATGAAAAGAAAGAGAAAAAAATACTAGAATCAATTGAAAAGGGAAAAGTAGTTGAAAATATAAGAGTAATGGCAGATACCATTGGAAATATATCAGAGCAAACAAATTTGTTAGCACTTAATGCAGCTATAGAATCGGCGAGAGCAGGAGAAATGGGGAAAGGCTTTTCGGTTGTAGCAGATGAAATAAGAAAATTATCGGAGGAATCATCAAAGGCAGTTGAAGAAATATATAACACCATTTCAAAGGTTCAAGAGGCATTTAAAAGTATGCAAATTGATAGTAAAGAAATACTTCAGTTTATTGATAAGGATATACGAGAAGAATTAACAAGCTTTAAGGATATGGGAAAAGATTATTACTCTGACTCTCAGTTTGTAAGCTCTATGTCTGAACAGGTAGCACTTATGTCAGAGAATCTTAGGGTAACAATAAATCAGGTAAATGGAGCAGTTAAAGGAATGTCAGAAACCAGCAAAAAATCCTCCGAAAAATCACAATTTATAAGAGAAAGCATAAACGAAACCTCAAAAGCAATAGAACAAGTAGCAATAACATCACAAACCCAAGCAGAACTTGCCCTAAAGCTAAACAACGTAGTACAAAGATTCAAAGTAAACCCATAA
- a CDS encoding spore maturation protein: protein MNYISRALIPIIIFSIVLYGMIKRVKVYECFVEGAKDGIRICVNIFPYILAMLLSVTIFRESGAMQYLINILKPIFKIIGFPSELVPLIIVKPLSGSGAIGVFAELLKKYGADTYIGIIASIIMGSTETIFYTITVYYGAIKIKKIRHTLWAAVMADMTSIIVAILVVRFLGI from the coding sequence TTGAATTATATTTCAAGAGCATTAATACCAATTATAATATTTTCAATAGTTTTATACGGTATGATAAAAAGGGTAAAAGTATATGAGTGTTTTGTAGAAGGAGCTAAAGATGGAATTAGAATATGTGTTAATATATTTCCTTATATTCTTGCAATGCTTCTATCAGTTACTATATTTAGAGAATCAGGTGCAATGCAGTATTTAATAAATATATTAAAACCAATATTTAAAATCATAGGATTTCCATCAGAACTAGTTCCACTTATAATAGTAAAACCTTTATCTGGAAGTGGAGCAATTGGAGTTTTCGCAGAACTACTAAAAAAATATGGAGCGGATACATATATAGGAATAATTGCATCAATAATAATGGGATCTACAGAAACAATATTTTATACTATAACAGTTTATTACGGAGCCATAAAGATAAAAAAGATAAGACACACATTATGGGCAGCAGTTATGGCAGATATGACGTCAATTATTGTAGCAATATTAGTAGTTAGATTTTTAGGAATTTGA
- a CDS encoding AAA family ATPase translates to MKNHYITKIRIDKLRHLENIDIELSQSERKHLLLTGKNGVGKTSTLAAIKSWMICIQGGSVKTLRIYQNQIKNLSFKLKGEISEDKKLKIQNELKQCYYLLNNIGNSQVDLSFFGDENEYCTFYDQGKFILAYYGANRKTTVEIPNGVEKLKLKETYSLNENPSNIFVKYLVDLKTQQSFARNENDLEVVANIEAWFNRLENALKVILGDNSIKLKFDYRNYNFKILQEGREPYGLNELSDGYSSILNIVSDLILRMDKNRASEKRNYVFDTEGIVMIDELETHLHIELQKKILPFLTEFFSNIQFIVTTHSPFVLNSVDNAVIYDLEKKIRLENLSNYSYDGIVEGYFEVDSYSQELKDKIAEYKKLAFRNDLNEEERAHRAELRIELKNASNDLAKELKSEFNEIEEKRKKLNDQNR, encoded by the coding sequence TTGAAAAATCATTACATTACTAAAATCAGGATAGATAAATTAAGACATTTAGAAAATATTGATATAGAGTTGAGTCAAAGTGAACGTAAGCATCTGTTATTAACAGGTAAAAATGGAGTTGGAAAAACAAGCACATTAGCTGCTATTAAAAGTTGGATGATATGTATACAAGGGGGTTCTGTTAAAACTCTAAGAATATATCAAAACCAAATTAAAAACTTATCATTTAAATTAAAAGGTGAGATCAGTGAAGATAAAAAGCTTAAAATACAAAATGAATTAAAACAATGTTATTATTTATTAAATAATATTGGAAATAGTCAAGTGGATTTAAGTTTTTTTGGCGATGAAAATGAATACTGTACATTTTATGATCAAGGGAAATTTATTTTAGCGTACTATGGTGCTAACAGGAAAACAACCGTTGAAATACCTAATGGAGTTGAAAAATTAAAATTAAAAGAAACCTATTCTTTAAATGAAAATCCAAGTAATATTTTTGTGAAATATCTTGTGGATTTAAAAACTCAACAGTCTTTTGCAAGAAATGAAAATGATTTAGAAGTTGTCGCTAATATAGAGGCATGGTTTAACAGACTAGAAAATGCATTAAAGGTCATATTAGGAGATAACAGTATTAAGTTGAAATTTGATTATAGAAATTATAATTTTAAGATACTTCAAGAGGGAAGAGAACCTTACGGGTTAAATGAATTATCAGATGGATATTCATCAATTTTAAATATAGTATCAGATTTAATATTAAGAATGGATAAAAATAGAGCAAGTGAAAAGAGAAATTATGTATTTGATACTGAAGGAATTGTAATGATTGATGAGTTGGAAACACATCTTCATATAGAACTTCAAAAGAAGATACTTCCGTTCTTAACTGAGTTTTTCTCTAATATACAATTTATAGTTACAACTCATTCTCCATTTGTATTAAACTCTGTAGATAATGCAGTAATATATGATTTAGAAAAGAAAATTAGGTTGGAAAATCTATCAAATTACTCCTATGATGGTATAGTGGAAGGATACTTTGAAGTTGATAGTTATTCACAAGAATTAAAAGATAAAATAGCTGAATACAAAAAGCTTGCTTTTAGAAATGATTTAAATGAAGAAGAACGTGCACATAGAGCGGAATTAAGAATAGAATTAAAAAACGCATCAAATGATTTAGCAAAAGAACTAAAATCTGAATTTAACGAAATAGAAGAGAAAAGGAAGAAGTTAAATGATCAGAATAGATAG
- a CDS encoding nucleoside recognition domain-containing protein, with product MINYIWFIFIFVGTIVGIFSGKGETLSTSIVQCTESSVKLMISLLGIMCLWCGVMKIAEKSGLTDKLSIILRPILKIIFRDVNKNNNVMGPMVMNITSNMLGLGNAATPFGIKTMEEMQKVNKDKNTATNDMAKFLVINAACIQLLPTTIISIRAASNSSNPAVIVIPTIITSVITAIMGIIYCKILEKHF from the coding sequence TTGATAAATTATATATGGTTTATATTTATATTTGTAGGAACTATTGTAGGAATTTTTTCAGGAAAAGGAGAAACTCTTTCAACCTCAATAGTGCAATGTACTGAAAGTTCCGTTAAGTTAATGATATCACTTTTAGGAATTATGTGTCTTTGGTGTGGGGTAATGAAAATTGCAGAGAAAAGTGGTCTTACGGACAAGCTTTCCATAATATTAAGACCTATATTAAAAATAATATTTAGAGATGTAAATAAAAACAATAATGTAATGGGACCAATGGTTATGAACATAACTTCAAATATGCTTGGACTTGGAAACGCTGCAACTCCTTTTGGAATAAAAACTATGGAAGAAATGCAAAAAGTAAATAAGGACAAGAATACTGCAACTAATGATATGGCAAAATTTCTTGTTATAAATGCTGCATGTATACAACTTTTACCTACAACAATAATATCAATTAGGGCTGCGTCAAATTCGTCAAATCCAGCAGTTATAGTTATTCCTACTATAATAACATCAGTAATTACGGCTATTATGGGAATAATTTATTGCAAAATTCTTGAAAAACACTTTTAG
- a CDS encoding lipid II flippase Amj family protein, which translates to MSIQILLILIFNFIITLIGTLAYSTRLVGVRTGKIAISFTVFNILTLISRTAVTFQEPLLTNYAEKNLYSSNLLNVFNIIILVSGIASVLGVILIPTFQRMFSKGVLFFSVEKSIPKLIVHSITRRGIRSMKQCAVLPSKESVKKIDYRRLPRKIVLYNFISVAVLTVGALAPIYAFKMVPNLRATCVTLSSVVNGIAQILMTIFIDPAMSIMTEEVIEKKCREEDFKNCVTAMALSKVAGTFAAIILLIPASFIIVYAAKGVDFISRI; encoded by the coding sequence TTGAGTATACAGATTTTATTGATCTTGATATTTAATTTTATAATAACACTTATAGGAACACTTGCATATTCAACTAGATTAGTAGGAGTTAGAACAGGGAAAATAGCTATTTCATTTACTGTATTTAATATATTAACATTGATATCAAGAACAGCAGTTACTTTTCAAGAGCCACTTTTAACTAACTATGCTGAAAAAAATCTATATTCTAGTAATTTACTTAATGTTTTTAATATTATAATTTTGGTATCAGGTATAGCTTCGGTTTTAGGGGTAATTTTAATACCAACTTTTCAAAGAATGTTTTCAAAGGGAGTATTATTTTTTTCAGTAGAGAAATCTATTCCTAAACTTATAGTACATAGCATCACTAGAAGGGGTATTAGATCTATGAAACAGTGTGCTGTTCTACCTTCTAAAGAGAGTGTTAAAAAAATTGATTATAGGAGGTTGCCGCGAAAGATAGTACTTTATAATTTTATATCCGTTGCCGTTCTGACGGTTGGAGCTTTAGCGCCTATATATGCTTTTAAAATGGTACCTAATCTAAGAGCTACCTGCGTTACTTTATCTTCAGTTGTAAATGGCATTGCGCAGATACTTATGACTATTTTTATTGATCCTGCCATGTCTATTATGACAGAGGAAGTGATAGAAAAAAAGTGTAGAGAAGAAGATTTTAAAAATTGTGTTACTGCAATGGCTTTAAGTAAGGTTGCAGGTACATTTGCAGCGATAATTCTCTTAATTCCAGCGAGCTTTATTATTGTATATGCAGCAAAAGGTGTAGATTTTATATCAAGAATTTAG
- a CDS encoding helix-turn-helix domain-containing protein: MKNGNLEIKILKNKIYDETSIVFIHNLKKLIQLEGTQKKLASKIGVSEDLLSKYKSGDTFPSIETILYICKLYHITVDEFLTTPLNSSYFEEPIENSNALHEIFKLNYFCYFFVTNSGKKAGIHEAKLSINKNNCTFEICIKDKVIKEFKGKYKISDNLIFFNLYSKENGYAYITMIKPSLNKSKYIGGLAMLSLPSDANSKPCCQKIIISSFQIDRALNYDILNDFLNFNCEKSNFGNIKISRYEDENVYNFITNLSEQTV; encoded by the coding sequence ATGAAAAACGGCAACCTTGAAATAAAAATATTAAAAAATAAAATATACGATGAAACTTCTATTGTATTTATTCATAATTTAAAAAAATTAATACAGCTTGAAGGTACTCAAAAAAAGCTTGCTTCAAAAATAGGAGTATCTGAGGATCTGTTATCAAAATATAAATCTGGTGACACTTTTCCTTCTATAGAAACAATTTTGTATATTTGCAAACTATATCACATAACTGTAGATGAATTTCTGACTACTCCTTTAAACTCTTCATATTTTGAAGAACCAATAGAGAATAGTAATGCTCTACATGAAATTTTCAAGCTTAATTATTTTTGTTATTTTTTCGTTACAAATTCAGGAAAAAAGGCTGGAATTCATGAAGCTAAATTAAGTATAAATAAAAATAATTGTACTTTTGAGATATGTATTAAAGATAAAGTTATAAAAGAATTTAAAGGAAAATATAAAATATCAGATAATCTTATATTCTTTAATCTTTATAGTAAAGAAAATGGCTATGCTTATATAACAATGATTAAACCAAGTTTAAATAAAAGCAAATACATAGGTGGACTTGCCATGTTATCTCTTCCTTCTGACGCTAACAGCAAACCCTGCTGTCAAAAGATAATAATTAGCAGTTTTCAAATTGATAGAGCGCTTAATTATGATATTCTAAATGATTTTTTGAATTTTAATTGTGAAAAAAGTAATTTTGGAAATATAAAAATCTCAAGATATGAGGATGAGAATGTATATAATTTCATAACCAATTTAAGTGAACAAACAGTTTAA
- a CDS encoding HAD-IA family hydrolase — MIKAILMDSGKVLNKPVTGNWFIPPKFFYYVDWERFEAIPILKRKEAFKKANEAMKNQNLIVTEKEEYEYFVQYYRVFSEELLCLKLNDRDVEAIAKDLVYNYRKYDFYGDVNSEIPKLSEKYKLAVVSDAWPSLKGVFKKAGFGRYFSSFVISSTKGTTKPNEIMYKTALSELGVLPEEAVFIDDNIKNCKGAEELGIKSVALSRDKRSYFYNKIFNRKFKVIRNLKQLNKII, encoded by the coding sequence ATGATTAAAGCTATTTTAATGGATTCTGGAAAAGTATTAAATAAGCCTGTTACAGGAAATTGGTTTATTCCTCCTAAGTTTTTTTATTATGTAGATTGGGAAAGGTTTGAGGCCATACCAATATTAAAAAGAAAAGAAGCATTTAAAAAAGCAAATGAGGCTATGAAAAATCAAAATTTAATTGTTACAGAGAAAGAGGAATATGAGTATTTTGTTCAGTATTATAGAGTATTTTCAGAAGAACTTTTGTGTCTTAAATTAAACGATAGAGACGTTGAGGCTATTGCAAAAGATTTAGTTTATAACTATAGAAAATATGATTTCTATGGTGATGTTAATTCAGAAATACCAAAGTTAAGTGAAAAATATAAATTGGCCGTGGTTTCAGATGCATGGCCTTCACTAAAGGGTGTTTTTAAAAAAGCAGGGTTTGGAAGATATTTTTCGTCTTTTGTAATATCATCAACAAAAGGTACAACAAAACCAAATGAAATAATGTATAAAACAGCACTGTCTGAACTTGGGGTTTTGCCAGAGGAAGCTGTATTTATCGATGATAATATTAAAAATTGTAAAGGAGCAGAAGAGCTTGGTATAAAAAGTGTTGCGTTAAGCAGAGATAAAAGATCATACTTTTATAATAAAATATTTAATAGAAAATTTAAGGTTATAAGAAATTTAAAACAATTGAATAAGATTATTTAA